One genomic window of Conger conger chromosome 7, fConCon1.1, whole genome shotgun sequence includes the following:
- the zpld1a gene encoding zona pellucida-like domain-containing protein 1a — protein MERICLILLLISKTLSVGAQFNGYNCDANYHSRFPAERDISVYCGVQTITLKINFCPVLFSGYTDTDLALNARHGDAHCRGFINNNTFPTVVLFSISLNTLESCGNSLVVSTAQGMNAYGNLSLVQIGNVSGYIDTPDPPTIISYLPGLLYKFSCSYPLEYLVNNTQLASSAAAISVKDSNGTFISTLSLLLYNDSTYNQQLAIPMAGLTLKTRVFAAVKATNLDRRWNVLMDYCYTTPSGNPNDELRYDLFFSCDKDPQTTVFENGKSQMGRFSFEVFRFVKHKNQKMSTVFLHCVTKLCRVDDCALLMPICGSRKKRDVSQKTEPSSVSGNAVITAGPIITRSDETPTNNSQLAQLNGPAFRLNSVTSALISGIIILGVMSLCFFVFSLTLLRGKRASPSSLSGVRNPAFN, from the exons ATGGAACGGATATGTTTGATTCTTCTCCTTATAAGTAAAACTCTTTCAGTCGGTGCACAATTCAATGGATACAACTGCGATGCTAACTACCACAGCAGATTTCCTG CGGAGAGAGACATCAGCGTTTACTGCGGGGTACAGACCATCACCCTGAAGATCAACTTTTGCCCGGTGCTGTTCTCGGGCTACACCGACACAGATCTGGCCCTGAACGCTCGCCATGGTGACGCACATTGCCGAGGCTTCATCAACAACAACACTTTCCCAACTGTAGTGCTCTTCAGCATCAGCCTCAACACGCTTGAGTCCTGCGGCAACTCCCTGGTG GTCTCCACGGCTCAGGGGATGAATGCCTATGGGAATCTCTCCCTGGTGCAGATTGGAAATGTATCGGGGTACATCGATACACCGGATCCTCCCACCATCATCAGCTACCTACCGGGCCTGCTATACAAATTTAGCTGTAGCTACCCTCTCGAATACCTGGTCAACAACACTCAGCTTGCTTC GTCAGCCGCTGCAATATCTGTGAAGGACAGCAATGGTACTTTCATAAGCACGTTGAGTTTACTCCTCTACAAC gaTTCCACATACAACCAGCAACTGGCTATTCCTATGGCAGGCCTGACCCTGAAGACCCGTGTGTTTGCAGCAGTGAAGGCCACAAATCTGGACCGAAG ATGGAACGTTCTGATGGACTATTGTTACACTACTCCCTCTGGGAATCCCAATGATGAGCTTCGCTACGACCTTTTCTTTAG CTGTGACAAAGACCCACAAACGACCGTCTTTGAGAACGGGAAGAGTCAAATGGGCCGGTTCTCCTTCGAGGTGTTCCGCTTCGTCAAGCACAAGAACCAGAAGATGTCCACCGTGTTCCTGCACTGCGTCACCAAGCTGTGTCGGGTTGACGACTGTGCCTTACTCATGCCG ATCTGTGGCAGCCGGAAGAAACGGGATGTGTCGCAGAAAACAGAACCGAGCTCAGTCTCTGGGAACGCCGTCATTACTGCTGGGCCCATCATCACCCGCAGCG ATGAGACACCAACAAACAATTCCCAGCTGG CCCAGCTGAACGGGCCTGCGTTTCGGCTGAATTCTGTGACCAGCGCCCTGATCTCAGGCATCATCATCCTGGGAGTGATGAGCCTGTGCTTCTTCGTcttctccctcaccctcctccGAGGAAAAAGGGCGAGCCCATCCTCGCTGTCAGGGGTCAGGAACCCTGCCTTCaactga